In Leptospira limi, a single genomic region encodes these proteins:
- a CDS encoding UvrD-helicase domain-containing protein, which yields MDHPLRNHPNFIEASAGTGKTHLIMQMLGDVMAHDVTHHIKENRLLQFLVLTFTEKAAGELKTRLKLKILELYENGKHPEYYQYLRDLDQVTISTIHGFCNMVLTEYPVETQNNPNVKLTSNEELIRKTFYELKRSQWEGRDKESLANEILISNLKTKEDLVVNTTSKLLADTKDYVFPKFVSLEDCIHNAKKDNVLDVILTICEALKGPTGEAIYAQGAKGSIPKWMENWNSLELFVNAIRNEDKKYLSKELQRFADLKRSLGDGINATGFDFFLLEGNAVVKKLDQAAVALQGKIKSVVDSLKEIFPLDELDYEGSIFLQNTVNELTSKTKSIIDKGEYLTYDQMILKVYDVIVRNPNQTLVQSLQERFQVCILDEFQDTDKNQYQIFKTLFLDKETKSRMLFCIGDPKQSIYGFRGADIGIYLDASRDFESKAALETNYRSTKELIHGLNTIFHDETKEYGRTHFFPIEEPGSSKENYLYKKVSSPDPDTIKYQYVNPNESAIQIFDFKEQFQNIYKVRNTWAETIRNEIKRIQTKETTLSYNKKGERKIQEIKLKDIAILCGNQKESALVEFYLSKAGIPCSIYKQRGIYQSREADQIQNLLECLLSSNSSQSYKKILFSDIFSIHPHEIQKFDEHSIDSYEKSLIDKWQRLVKENRYASFFRSVMDETKLFWLEGKSTLEWERKRTNFRQIFQKLLEIQLKSNCSLQELLSHLRELKQRKQSPEEEPLFDRETEEDSVQILTIHASKGLEWPVVFLFYFGNRGNRITNKEYPIEIETPEGKKRKWILDLWDLNPDKEDEQNHFLNEQKRLLYVALTRPNLRLYLPKLNWGGANKLPNSGYSQILYQELERIQSLRNQNPSLASSFVFRDPNEISEVTKTNSLPANDTQSKKPTSPILYPSEIKIGRVLLQHSYTSLQANEKNLNVTQEEKKKELEETPDVEVSSTFELPSSAKIGNFLHNILELCDFSIFQLEVEAILQSSVWKWAYQKSYSRYPVEVEGKELKIEETVASLLKNAMTAKINLATGNSISLSELKEEEKSAELKFHLFLQNLLKESGASLTDGFEHYLKGAIDLVFVKDQKFYIVDYKSNLLPNNDYSSEAVANAVRDKGYLFQKSVYSFILFEYLKSLFGPDVALDKFGGVYYLFLRGMSGDKQTGIYSDLKHSDSEWTLEQFEGIKKEVMAYIRSASDQLEKVYS from the coding sequence ATGGACCATCCTTTACGTAACCATCCCAATTTTATCGAAGCATCTGCTGGAACCGGAAAAACACACCTCATCATGCAAATGTTAGGGGACGTGATGGCCCATGATGTAACCCATCATATCAAAGAGAATCGACTACTGCAATTTTTAGTGCTCACCTTTACCGAAAAAGCTGCTGGAGAATTAAAGACCCGATTAAAATTAAAAATCCTAGAGCTCTATGAGAATGGGAAACACCCAGAATACTACCAGTATCTCCGAGATTTAGACCAAGTTACGATCTCGACCATCCATGGTTTCTGCAATATGGTGTTAACAGAATACCCAGTCGAAACCCAAAACAATCCCAATGTCAAACTCACATCGAATGAAGAATTGATCCGAAAGACGTTTTACGAATTAAAAAGGAGCCAATGGGAAGGTAGAGACAAAGAGTCACTCGCAAATGAGATTCTTATCTCTAATTTAAAAACGAAGGAAGACCTCGTTGTTAACACAACTTCTAAACTCCTTGCTGACACAAAGGACTATGTATTTCCAAAATTTGTATCCTTAGAAGATTGTATTCACAATGCAAAGAAAGACAATGTCTTGGATGTCATCCTCACAATCTGCGAAGCTTTAAAAGGACCAACTGGTGAAGCCATCTACGCGCAAGGAGCGAAAGGTAGCATCCCAAAGTGGATGGAAAATTGGAACTCACTCGAGTTATTTGTAAATGCGATTCGAAACGAAGATAAAAAATATCTATCCAAAGAATTGCAACGATTTGCGGATTTAAAACGTTCCCTTGGTGACGGAATCAACGCTACAGGATTCGATTTTTTCCTTTTGGAAGGCAATGCAGTTGTCAAAAAATTAGACCAAGCCGCCGTTGCGTTACAAGGGAAAATAAAATCAGTAGTCGATTCTCTGAAGGAAATCTTCCCTTTGGATGAATTGGATTATGAAGGATCCATCTTCTTACAAAATACAGTAAACGAACTCACTTCAAAAACAAAATCCATTATCGATAAAGGCGAATACCTGACGTATGATCAAATGATCTTAAAGGTCTATGATGTGATTGTTCGTAACCCCAACCAAACCTTGGTCCAATCCTTACAAGAACGATTCCAAGTTTGTATCCTAGATGAATTCCAAGACACAGACAAAAACCAATACCAAATTTTCAAAACTTTGTTTTTAGACAAAGAAACAAAGTCAAGAATGCTCTTTTGTATTGGAGACCCGAAACAAAGTATCTACGGATTTCGCGGAGCCGATATTGGAATTTATCTAGATGCATCTCGTGACTTCGAATCCAAAGCTGCCTTAGAAACCAATTATCGATCCACAAAAGAATTAATCCATGGACTCAATACCATTTTCCATGATGAAACAAAAGAATATGGTAGAACACATTTTTTTCCCATCGAAGAACCTGGCTCCAGTAAAGAAAACTACTTATATAAGAAAGTATCCTCCCCTGACCCTGATACCATCAAGTACCAATATGTGAATCCAAATGAGTCAGCGATTCAAATTTTTGATTTCAAGGAACAGTTTCAAAACATATACAAAGTAAGGAATACTTGGGCGGAAACAATTCGCAATGAAATCAAACGAATCCAAACCAAAGAAACAACTCTCTCTTATAACAAAAAAGGCGAACGAAAAATCCAAGAGATCAAGTTAAAGGACATAGCCATTCTTTGTGGGAATCAAAAAGAATCAGCTCTTGTTGAATTTTATCTTTCAAAAGCGGGAATTCCATGTTCCATCTACAAACAAAGAGGGATTTACCAATCCAGAGAAGCCGATCAAATTCAAAATCTCTTGGAATGTTTACTGAGTTCCAACTCATCACAAAGTTATAAAAAAATTCTATTCTCTGATATCTTTTCTATCCACCCACATGAAATCCAAAAATTTGATGAACACTCGATTGACTCATATGAGAAATCACTCATCGACAAATGGCAAAGACTCGTGAAAGAAAACAGATATGCAAGTTTCTTTCGTTCTGTCATGGACGAAACCAAACTCTTTTGGTTAGAAGGCAAAAGCACACTCGAATGGGAACGCAAACGTACAAACTTCCGGCAAATCTTTCAAAAATTATTAGAAATACAACTGAAGTCAAATTGTAGCCTGCAAGAGTTACTCTCCCATTTACGCGAGCTCAAACAAAGAAAACAATCCCCCGAAGAAGAGCCGTTATTTGATCGTGAGACAGAAGAAGATTCTGTGCAAATTTTAACCATCCATGCATCAAAAGGATTAGAGTGGCCAGTCGTATTCTTATTTTATTTTGGAAACAGGGGAAACCGTATCACGAATAAAGAATACCCAATCGAAATCGAAACACCGGAAGGCAAAAAACGAAAATGGATTCTTGACTTATGGGATCTAAATCCAGACAAAGAAGACGAACAAAATCATTTCCTGAATGAACAAAAACGTCTGTTATATGTTGCTCTCACAAGGCCTAACCTTAGGCTTTACCTTCCCAAACTCAATTGGGGCGGAGCCAATAAACTTCCCAATTCTGGGTATAGCCAAATCCTCTACCAAGAATTAGAAAGAATCCAATCGTTGCGAAACCAGAATCCATCACTTGCCTCGAGTTTTGTATTCCGAGATCCAAACGAAATTTCAGAAGTAACAAAAACAAATTCTCTTCCCGCGAATGACACCCAATCGAAGAAACCAACATCCCCGATTCTATACCCATCCGAAATCAAAATTGGTAGAGTGCTCTTGCAACATAGTTATACAAGTTTGCAAGCCAATGAAAAAAACTTAAATGTCACCCAAGAAGAAAAGAAAAAAGAATTAGAAGAAACTCCTGATGTGGAAGTGAGTTCGACTTTTGAATTGCCTTCCAGTGCGAAGATCGGAAATTTTTTACATAACATTCTTGAATTATGTGATTTCTCTATTTTCCAATTGGAAGTGGAAGCGATCCTACAAAGTTCCGTATGGAAGTGGGCTTACCAAAAATCCTATTCGCGGTATCCCGTTGAAGTCGAAGGTAAGGAACTTAAAATAGAAGAGACTGTTGCTTCCCTATTAAAAAATGCAATGACTGCAAAGATCAACCTTGCAACTGGCAATTCCATATCCTTAAGTGAATTAAAGGAAGAAGAAAAGTCTGCAGAATTAAAATTCCATTTATTCTTACAAAACTTACTGAAAGAAAGTGGAGCTTCATTGACTGATGGTTTCGAACACTACTTAAAAGGAGCCATCGATTTGGTTTTTGTAAAGGATCAGAAATTTTATATTGTTGATTATAAATCCAATTTATTACCAAACAACGATTATAGTAGTGAAGCAGTCGCCAATGCCGTCCGAGACAAAGGGTATCTCTTCCAAAAGTCAGTGTATTCCTTTATTCTATTTGAATACCTAAAGTCTCTCTTTGGACCCGATGTAGCCTTGGACAAGTTTGGCGGAGTTTATTATTTGTTTTTAAGAGGGATGTCAGGTGACAAACAAACTGGAATCTACTCTGATTTAAAACATTCCGATTCCGAATGGACTCTCGAGCAGTTTGAAGGGATCAAAAAAGAAGTAATGGCCTATATCCGTAGTGCCTCTGACCAATTGGAAAAGGTATATTCATGA
- a CDS encoding alpha/beta fold hydrolase, which translates to MWGNGKQNGKETSAILSVLNGGSQNTSATPEMLQQSNAAYTRDIQTAFQNENDGSFTFNDNISFLGNDGVKITGNLFIPKSGTGPFPAIIFVNSWALNEYEYIVPAAKLAKKGYVVFSYNTRGFGTSGGLINVAGPKDMEDLSKGIDFLLANAPVNAANIGIAGISYGAGISLLGLSKEPRIKTAVAMSGWGSLPDSLYGNQTPRLVWGLLLVTAGYITGRMDPIIAENFQKLLDTRDVATVLSWARERSPNNFVAELNASGKPVYISNNSQDNLFQPNQILPYFEQLTVPKKLDLNNGIHATAEIGGILGINNYVWTNAYDWFDYWLKGIQNGIMTKPKVTIQKRFSSDRVSYSTWPNPSKVEKTYHLRPMGLFTPGKITTTTNTSNGNDTILSGGTIATTGVPLLSEILDGAASVPVTTNVNLIDRTNAMVYLSDSLSSPLKLRGRTFYKGRINSSDYAPHVVVYLYEVDFWGTGKLISHGTATLFNVKGKDVDLNVDLQAVAHDFPAGSRIGLAIDNIDPMYAVPKPISLYTTTFKHSTNTASTLKFESE; encoded by the coding sequence GTGTGGGGGAATGGAAAACAAAACGGAAAAGAAACGAGTGCCATCTTGTCGGTGTTAAATGGCGGATCGCAAAACACAAGTGCAACACCAGAAATGTTACAACAAAGTAATGCCGCATACACTAGAGACATACAAACGGCATTCCAGAATGAAAACGATGGAAGTTTTACTTTTAATGATAACATTTCGTTTTTAGGGAACGACGGAGTGAAAATCACAGGGAACTTATTCATCCCAAAATCAGGGACAGGTCCATTCCCAGCGATTATTTTTGTCAATAGCTGGGCACTCAATGAATACGAATACATTGTCCCTGCAGCGAAACTCGCAAAAAAAGGATATGTTGTTTTTAGTTACAACACACGAGGGTTTGGAACATCTGGTGGACTCATCAATGTAGCAGGCCCGAAAGATATGGAAGACCTTTCCAAAGGAATTGATTTTCTTTTAGCGAATGCTCCAGTGAATGCAGCAAACATCGGTATTGCGGGGATTTCATATGGAGCTGGAATTTCTTTACTCGGACTCAGCAAAGAACCAAGGATCAAAACCGCTGTTGCTATGAGTGGTTGGGGAAGTTTACCTGATTCGCTTTATGGCAACCAAACACCAAGACTTGTTTGGGGACTTCTCCTCGTGACTGCAGGTTATATCACAGGAAGGATGGATCCAATCATTGCAGAGAATTTTCAAAAACTATTGGATACAAGAGACGTTGCTACTGTTTTATCATGGGCAAGAGAAAGATCACCTAACAATTTTGTAGCGGAACTCAATGCATCTGGCAAACCAGTTTACATCTCCAATAACTCACAAGATAATTTATTCCAACCAAACCAAATCCTTCCCTACTTCGAACAACTCACGGTTCCTAAAAAACTGGATTTAAACAATGGAATCCATGCAACAGCAGAGATTGGTGGGATTCTCGGAATTAACAATTATGTTTGGACGAACGCCTATGATTGGTTCGATTATTGGTTAAAGGGAATCCAAAATGGAATCATGACAAAACCAAAAGTGACAATCCAAAAACGTTTCTCAAGTGATCGTGTGAGTTACTCCACTTGGCCAAACCCATCGAAAGTTGAAAAGACTTACCACTTACGACCAATGGGACTCTTTACCCCAGGCAAAATCACAACAACGACAAACACAAGTAATGGGAATGATACCATTTTATCTGGCGGAACCATTGCCACAACTGGAGTTCCCCTTTTATCAGAGATATTGGACGGTGCAGCTTCAGTTCCTGTCACAACCAATGTGAATTTAATCGATCGAACAAATGCGATGGTGTATCTCTCTGATAGTTTATCTTCCCCACTCAAACTTCGCGGGAGAACATTTTACAAAGGTCGTATCAATAGTTCTGACTACGCGCCTCATGTAGTTGTTTACCTCTATGAAGTCGACTTTTGGGGAACGGGAAAACTCATCAGCCATGGAACAGCAACCCTTTTCAATGTGAAAGGAAAAGACGTAGACCTAAATGTAGACCTCCAAGCAGTCGCACATGACTTCCCTGCTGGATCTCGCATTGGTTTGGCGATTGATAACATTGACCCAATGTATGCGGTTCCAAAACCAATTTCACTCTACACAACAACATTTAAACACAGCACAAACACTGCATCCACACTTAAGTTTGAAAGTGAATGA
- a CDS encoding ArdC family protein — protein sequence MKQNNSKKIIQSITNDVMEAIQSGSLQEWVKPWQSFGFPWNAFTCKEYGFLNAFWLTNVLVKFGFIYPIWATENQWKKLGYSLKVGESPKTEVVYPYHVQIPIIPQKNTTVEEGEDEQGELEIEYKSCLVHRVYPVLNISQVKIPDCEYEMFVKKTVQNAPESVSEFVKSIKHKKEEIGNDRAAYVVQSDTILMPKKEYFKTEADYWAVYLHELGHWTGAFHRLNRDLTDGIRNYAFEELVAELCSAIFAGEFGFSGELQHKEYIGSWLRILENNPRAIVKAGYLAMEAVEYLKKEANKGVGAR from the coding sequence ATGAAACAGAACAATTCAAAGAAAATAATTCAGAGTATTACAAATGATGTGATGGAGGCTATCCAGTCAGGCAGTCTTCAGGAGTGGGTCAAACCTTGGCAGAGTTTTGGCTTTCCATGGAATGCATTTACATGCAAAGAATATGGTTTTCTGAATGCCTTTTGGCTCACCAATGTCTTAGTGAAGTTTGGGTTTATTTATCCCATTTGGGCAACAGAGAACCAATGGAAAAAACTTGGTTATTCTTTGAAAGTAGGGGAATCTCCAAAAACAGAAGTTGTATACCCTTACCATGTTCAAATTCCTATCATCCCTCAAAAGAATACTACGGTTGAAGAAGGAGAAGATGAACAAGGTGAACTAGAAATTGAATATAAGTCGTGTTTGGTTCATAGGGTATATCCTGTCTTAAACATCTCCCAAGTCAAAATCCCTGATTGTGAATATGAAATGTTTGTCAAGAAGACAGTACAAAATGCTCCGGAAAGCGTTTCTGAGTTTGTGAAATCAATCAAACACAAGAAGGAAGAGATCGGAAATGATCGAGCAGCTTATGTTGTCCAATCAGATACAATTTTGATGCCAAAAAAGGAGTATTTCAAAACTGAAGCTGACTACTGGGCGGTTTACTTACACGAGTTAGGCCATTGGACTGGGGCATTTCACAGATTGAATCGAGATTTAACTGATGGTATTCGGAATTATGCATTTGAAGAATTAGTCGCTGAACTTTGCTCGGCTATCTTTGCTGGTGAATTTGGTTTTAGCGGAGAGTTGCAACATAAAGAATACATTGGGTCTTGGCTTAGGATCTTGGAAAACAATCCACGAGCGATTGTTAAAGCAGGATATCTTGCCATGGAAGCTGTGGAATATCTGAAGAAGGAAGCGAATAAGGGGGTGGGGGCGAGATGA
- a CDS encoding exodeoxyribonuclease V subunit gamma → MPIHYFAGLHLHEITSELTKQIKKEQIENPLRMPLVVVPNTNLIPWLKLNIPKYNDSQLSINIEFTFLEKAILKTIFASLQIPPWAEEENFYDYNSFQKDCFRYLYENQTTLFQNHPEIKTYISDLPKLYYLSDLLTKYFKDYELNRSDWIHNWLRDTKSQIPNQLTKDPYWALEKEIYLGINKGDQKNLFYYLEKGKELSLHGNLHFFCLSNLSGTYIDFLKTVSKNPNFNIFIYQFHNGKVIGQNPEKTKNYLSKFAKPQSYIAKEFSNGNKQKEKSKYASGGMLAKLKSILLEEQVKEENYLNDQTVRVWNAPSEYREMESIAHDILHKISTSKGSLSLLDFAILVPNTNDYKAAIEWVFHGGIYTTQRLEETPTLHRLNYSLSDLVAKDSSLLYKVFSILFASFLNQRIEKEDFIQLLENPLVTGKNKTESSDQTNSVSQLLNSLGSLYEENKEENPYTISFGVKRAVLSVISDEKTTWDKMGMITDPLAEEDSVLHLNLVWEQIKSLQSFFTSEFLQLPTSERFKSFESKWNQFFKFSEETENERIYLTTWLETIAKWCDTEWNNVNDFLQFITLQTDEIFSNIATQKGNYLTEGITISLLQPMRPIPFSHIYIVGLGEGKFPGSKDLSRFNLRKNDAKPWDLNRVEIQESLLWETILSAEDSITFSYVGKNTLEDKEFEPCSSLFEIMNSLGIDRATEIPLTPYSRFYEKEILHSYDYARNLKQYRSLETELPKPSFTSLEDLVLPSSELKSKKEISITSIASAFKNPILPYIKENLGYIDDEEETSAEEPFYFNALETYLFKSKFVPLFTESLAKEEVWSWDKDTIAQKINEFSQIAEKKAEFPYGAFHLVTTETLLEELTAIAEVYKTLKTELFSNANGMVYLSSLSIGDTGLRDGIQLPSFPLDENQSITGEWENLIAIGDTYYWFYPRSFVPKPEKGNEYLKDYFGKMILLFLSACLFRTIGKKLVIIPILSKQKEKDMILPLDHLPEKESADYIRSVVNLINESPPMYVPNPGLNLFFAEMGTDHSEKKVDELETAWKEFLEEEADQILEFESEHMKLSPYGKDLLHQFSFKKVYRLLLPLLRKGF, encoded by the coding sequence TTGCCAATACATTATTTTGCAGGACTTCATCTGCACGAAATCACTTCGGAACTAACCAAACAAATCAAGAAGGAACAAATTGAAAATCCACTTCGCATGCCACTTGTGGTTGTGCCGAATACCAATTTAATTCCTTGGTTAAAACTAAACATACCGAAGTACAATGACTCACAACTTTCCATCAACATTGAATTTACATTCTTAGAAAAAGCGATTTTAAAAACGATATTTGCTTCCTTACAAATTCCTCCTTGGGCAGAAGAGGAAAACTTTTATGATTACAATTCCTTTCAGAAGGATTGTTTTCGTTACCTGTATGAAAACCAAACAACCTTATTCCAAAATCATCCAGAGATCAAAACATACATCTCCGATTTACCAAAGTTATACTATTTATCTGATCTTCTGACAAAGTATTTCAAAGATTATGAATTGAACAGGTCAGATTGGATTCATAACTGGCTAAGAGATACGAAGAGTCAAATTCCAAACCAACTCACAAAGGATCCATACTGGGCATTGGAAAAAGAAATTTATCTTGGGATAAACAAAGGCGATCAAAAAAACTTATTCTATTACCTCGAGAAAGGAAAAGAATTATCCCTCCATGGGAATTTACATTTTTTTTGTTTGTCCAATTTGTCTGGGACTTATATTGATTTTTTGAAAACGGTTTCGAAAAATCCAAACTTTAATATCTTTATCTACCAATTTCATAATGGCAAAGTCATTGGACAAAATCCAGAGAAAACTAAAAACTACTTATCTAAATTTGCAAAACCACAATCCTATATAGCAAAAGAATTTTCAAACGGGAATAAACAAAAAGAAAAATCCAAATATGCAAGTGGTGGCATGCTCGCAAAACTCAAGTCGATCTTACTTGAAGAACAAGTGAAGGAAGAGAACTACTTAAACGACCAAACTGTTCGGGTATGGAATGCACCTTCCGAATACCGTGAGATGGAATCCATCGCACATGATATCCTTCATAAAATCAGTACAAGCAAAGGTAGCTTAAGCCTATTAGACTTTGCGATCCTTGTTCCGAATACCAATGATTACAAAGCAGCGATTGAATGGGTTTTCCATGGAGGGATTTATACAACACAAAGGTTAGAAGAGACCCCTACTCTTCACCGATTGAATTATTCTCTTTCGGATTTAGTGGCAAAAGATTCTTCTTTGTTATACAAAGTATTTTCAATTCTCTTCGCATCGTTTTTAAACCAACGCATTGAAAAAGAGGATTTCATTCAATTGCTTGAAAATCCTCTCGTTACTGGCAAAAATAAAACCGAATCCTCTGACCAAACAAATTCCGTAAGCCAACTACTCAATTCACTTGGTTCCCTCTATGAGGAAAACAAAGAAGAGAACCCGTATACCATTTCCTTTGGAGTGAAACGCGCAGTTCTATCTGTGATCAGTGATGAAAAAACCACTTGGGACAAGATGGGTATGATCACTGATCCTTTGGCAGAAGAAGATTCTGTTTTGCATTTGAATTTGGTTTGGGAACAAATCAAATCCTTACAATCGTTTTTTACATCTGAATTTTTACAGTTGCCTACCAGTGAACGATTTAAGTCTTTCGAATCCAAATGGAATCAATTCTTCAAGTTTAGTGAGGAAACAGAAAACGAAAGGATCTATTTGACAACATGGTTAGAAACCATTGCGAAATGGTGTGATACCGAATGGAACAACGTAAATGATTTTTTACAATTCATAACTTTACAAACAGATGAAATCTTTTCTAACATTGCGACTCAGAAAGGAAATTACCTAACGGAAGGGATTACCATTTCTCTTTTGCAACCGATGCGACCCATTCCCTTTTCCCATATCTATATCGTTGGGTTAGGTGAAGGGAAGTTTCCAGGTTCCAAAGATCTATCAAGGTTTAATCTTAGAAAAAATGATGCAAAACCTTGGGATTTGAATCGAGTTGAAATCCAAGAATCTTTGTTGTGGGAAACCATTCTATCGGCAGAAGATAGCATCACCTTTTCCTATGTTGGAAAAAACACATTAGAAGATAAGGAATTTGAGCCTTGTTCGAGTTTATTTGAGATTATGAATTCACTTGGGATCGATAGAGCAACGGAAATCCCGCTAACACCCTATAGTCGATTTTATGAAAAGGAAATTTTACATTCTTATGATTATGCTCGAAATTTAAAACAATACAGAAGTTTAGAGACAGAATTGCCAAAACCAAGTTTTACTTCCTTAGAAGATTTGGTTTTGCCAAGTTCAGAATTAAAATCCAAAAAAGAAATTTCAATTACATCCATTGCTTCTGCCTTTAAAAATCCGATTCTCCCTTACATCAAAGAAAACTTAGGTTATATAGACGATGAAGAGGAAACGTCGGCGGAAGAACCATTTTATTTCAATGCATTGGAAACATACCTATTCAAATCAAAATTTGTACCTCTCTTTACAGAATCATTGGCAAAGGAAGAAGTTTGGTCTTGGGACAAAGATACGATTGCACAAAAAATAAATGAGTTCAGTCAAATCGCAGAGAAAAAAGCTGAGTTTCCCTATGGTGCTTTTCATTTAGTCACAACAGAAACCTTATTAGAGGAACTCACTGCCATTGCAGAAGTGTATAAAACATTAAAAACAGAACTCTTTTCGAATGCGAATGGAATGGTCTATTTGAGTTCCCTCTCGATTGGTGATACTGGCTTACGTGACGGAATTCAATTGCCTTCCTTTCCTTTGGATGAAAACCAATCCATCACGGGCGAGTGGGAGAATCTCATTGCGATCGGTGATACTTACTATTGGTTTTATCCAAGGAGTTTTGTACCAAAACCTGAGAAAGGAAATGAATACTTAAAAGATTATTTTGGTAAGATGATACTTCTATTCCTCAGTGCCTGTCTCTTCCGAACGATTGGAAAAAAATTAGTCATCATTCCCATCTTATCAAAACAAAAAGAAAAGGATATGATCCTTCCATTGGACCATTTACCAGAAAAGGAATCGGCAGATTACATTCGTAGCGTTGTCAACCTCATCAATGAATCACCACCTATGTATGTACCAAATCCTGGACTCAATTTGTTTTTTGCGGAGATGGGAACGGATCACTCGGAAAAGAAAGTTGATGAATTAGAAACTGCTTGGAAGGAATTTTTGGAAGAAGAGGCAGACCAAATTTTAGAATTCGAGTCTGAGCATATGAAACTATCGCCTTATGGGAAGGATTTATTGCACCAGTTTTCGTTCAAGAAGGTCTATCGCCTACTCTTACCCCTACTGAGAAAAGGATTTTAA
- a CDS encoding helix-turn-helix domain-containing protein encodes MSEFMGSWLQFGAWYHFVLGIGILVKEKGSKGFPFAMIAAFSGGTLIIYAYRLFAGFEFEFPLLNHGYVPIIYLIPGSMQYTIEQFLSTEPVPIGKLKRLYPTFVVIVLLVSLQVFYPQSLEQSMNDSFTGLPFSIPEYFALLGCLYWVISFLWMIYQYRHILYNNPNEEAKLGVRVLGMILKGNITFASFIFISTLFRWNSGIYFTAGIATLMAVFAFIGTEINHELFKDILPGLRQSYRTSRILNLNLEKLQQDLDHLLKQEFVYREETINLSNLSERLGIKDYQLSEYINAYLRMNFNRLVNEYRIAEVCQLIEQNPKVNLLSLAYQVGFNSKANFNVAFKSLKKMSPSDYAKLVGKG; translated from the coding sequence ATGTCTGAATTTATGGGGTCTTGGCTCCAATTTGGTGCCTGGTATCATTTTGTTTTAGGAATCGGAATCCTTGTGAAAGAGAAAGGTTCCAAAGGATTTCCCTTCGCAATGATTGCGGCTTTTTCCGGTGGGACACTTATCATTTACGCCTATAGATTGTTTGCTGGATTCGAATTTGAATTCCCACTTCTCAATCATGGGTATGTGCCCATCATCTACTTGATTCCAGGGAGTATGCAGTATACCATTGAACAGTTCTTAAGTACAGAGCCAGTCCCAATCGGCAAACTCAAACGATTGTACCCAACATTCGTTGTGATTGTTCTACTTGTTTCCTTACAAGTCTTCTATCCACAATCCTTAGAACAATCCATGAATGATAGTTTCACGGGTCTTCCCTTTTCCATTCCCGAATACTTTGCCTTACTTGGTTGTTTGTATTGGGTGATCAGTTTCTTATGGATGATTTACCAATACCGACATATCCTTTACAACAATCCAAATGAGGAAGCAAAACTTGGTGTCCGAGTTTTGGGGATGATCTTAAAAGGTAATATTACATTTGCTAGTTTTATTTTTATCAGCACTCTATTCCGTTGGAACTCCGGGATTTATTTTACAGCAGGGATCGCCACACTCATGGCAGTCTTTGCTTTTATAGGAACAGAGATCAATCATGAGTTATTTAAAGATATTTTGCCAGGTCTCAGGCAATCTTATCGTACATCTAGAATCCTAAATCTTAATTTGGAAAAATTACAACAAGACTTAGACCATTTATTAAAACAAGAATTCGTTTACCGAGAAGAAACGATCAATCTATCCAATCTCTCGGAACGATTAGGGATTAAGGACTACCAATTGAGTGAGTACATCAATGCGTATTTAAGAATGAACTTCAATCGATTGGTGAATGAATACCGAATTGCTGAAGTTTGCCAACTGATCGAACAAAACCCAAAAGTCAATTTGTTGTCACTCGCATACCAAGTTGGATTCAATTCAAAAGCAAACTTTAATGTAGCATTTAAGTCATTGAAGAAAATGTCGCCGAGTGATTATGCGAAGTTAGTGGGAAAAGGGTAA
- a CDS encoding helix-turn-helix domain containing protein produces the protein MPWKEFNTVDLRFQFVLDSFQTGVNFTQLCAQYSISTKCGYKWKERFLREGKEGLLDKKKTPKNSPAKIAEETILEIIKIKNNRKFWGTKKTLQLTRLNSLIAKFLTDIQLSAFLRKRD, from the coding sequence ATGCCTTGGAAGGAGTTTAATACCGTGGATTTAAGATTTCAATTTGTTCTGGATTCGTTCCAGACTGGCGTCAATTTTACTCAGCTCTGTGCTCAGTATAGCATCTCTACTAAGTGTGGGTATAAGTGGAAAGAAAGGTTTCTAAGGGAAGGAAAAGAAGGGCTTCTAGATAAGAAGAAAACTCCTAAGAACTCTCCAGCTAAGATCGCTGAAGAAACAATTCTAGAGATCATCAAGATTAAGAACAATAGAAAGTTCTGGGGTACTAAGAAAACCTTACAACTCACAAGACTCAATTCCCTAATCGCAAAGTTCCTAACAGATATACAATTGAGCGCATTCTTAAGAAAGCGGGACTAA